CGTGAAGCAGAAGAACACGCCGGGCACGCTGTTGATGAGCTCGTCGGAAAACTGCTTGGCCGCCTGAAGCCGCTGCTCCGCCTGGAGCCGGTCGGAAATGTCCCGCACGAACGAGACGATGAACTCCTGATGATCGAATTGGAGCCAGTCGCGTTCGATTTCGGTGGGAATGATCTGGCCGTCCTTGCGGCGCAGGCGGCAGTTGATGACGAGGCGCTGGTTTTCGCGGACGGCGGCGCAGTGGGCCGGCCACGCCTCGCGGGGGACATCCAGATTGAATTCCGAAATGCTCAGGCTCCGCAGCTCCATCTCGGTATAGCCGAGCATGTCTGCGTAAGCCTGGTTCGTCCGGATGACACGGCCATCGGGCGTGGTCCAGACAATGCCGACCAGCGCGTGGTTGACGGAAAAATCGCTCAACCGCAGCAGCCGGTTGGCTTCTTCGAGCTGCGCGGTGCGGAGGCGGACGCGTTCCTCCAGCGTTTCATTGATCTGGGTGCGGGCGATCTCGAGCTGTTTGGGGCCGCTGACGTCTTCGATGGCGAGCAGGATCAAACGCGAGGAATTGCCGGGCCGGAAGACCTTGCGCCCGCTGATTTGCAGGCTGCGGCGGCCAATGACCGGCGAGGAGATTTCCACCTCCAAATGATCGAACGGCGCGTTTTCGGGAATCACGCGTTCCAGCCTTGCCCGCAGTTCGGGCAGGTTCCACAGGCCACCGCCCCACTCGGGCAGCAGGTGTCCTTCCGTCTCAGCCGGCGTCGTGCGAAACATTTCGTAGAAGGCGCGGTTGGCCGAGCGGATGCGAAGGTCGGCCGCCAGAATCACCAGCGGCTCCTGCACGGTTTGCACGATGTTTTCCGCGTAGTCACGTGCCTCCTGCAAGGCCTGTTCCGCCTGTTTGCGGGCCGTGATGTCGAGGTTGATCGTCGTCACGGACCAGTGCCCGGGCGTCAGCGGCTGGAGCAACGCCGTCTGGAAAAACCAGTGCAGCCGCCCGTGCCGGTCCCACGCTCGCAACTCCTGCTGCCAGGTGGTCGCGCCGGTCACAAAGGCCTTTGCCGCCACAAGATTCATGGGGTGCCAGTCGTCCCGGTGCTTGGCGCGGGCCCAGCCGTTGGCGTAATGCTCGCCGGGCTGCAGCTCCAATGGCAGCACCTCCTGCGCGGACGCTTCGTCCTCGTAATGCGCGTCCCAGTGATACCGTTCCGCCCCCCACTCGGGCGGATGCTCATTCCAGCCTTCCGGCGCGGTCACCGTGGCGCGCATGATGATGGCGCGGGCGGCGCGCAGCAGGCTGCGCCGGGATTGCTCGGCCCGCTTGCGTGCAGTGATGTCGAGCACCGTGGACCGGCTGGCTACAAACCGCCCCTGCGCGTCGCGAATGGCCGTGGCGTTGATCAACGCGGAAAACGCCGTGCCGTCCTTGCGGACCATTTCCACTTCGATGTCCTTCACCCAGCCGCGCTCGCGCAGCCGGGGGAACTCGTCGGTGAACACGTGCCGGTCCGGCGGCACAATCAGGTCCGTCAGCCGCAGCTTCCCGACGACCTCGTCCCGCGTGAAGCCGAGCCACTGCAGTTCGGTGTCGTTCATGGCCACGATTACGCCTTCGGCATTGAGCGAGTGATAACCGCAGGGCGCGTGATGATACAGGTCGGCAATCTCCGCCGCCGACCGTTGCAGGGCGAGTTCCGCCTGGCGTTCTTCGCGGACGTCGCGAAAGACCAGCACCACCCCGACCACTTCGCCCCGCGCATCGCGAATCGGCGCGGCGCTGTCGGCAATCGGGCATTCCGTGCCGTCGCGCGCCACGAGCGTGGTGTGATTGGCCAGGCCGATGATGAATCCCGAGGCCAGCACTTTCTCCACCGGGATGGCCGCCGGCTGGCGCGTGGTTTCGTTGATGATGTGAAACACCTCCGCCACGGGCCGGCCCAGTGCCTCGGCCTCGCGCCAGCCGGTCAGCTGCTCGGCCACCGGGTTGAGGCGGGTGACACGGCCCTGAACATCCGTCGCCAGCACGGCATCGCCGATGGAACGCAGCGTCACGGTGAGATTCTCCTCGCTGCGGCGCAGCCGCTCCTCGGCGGCGCGCAGTTCCGTCACATCCCGCGCCACGGCATAAATTTTGCCGTTCACAATCGGGGTCGCGCGCCACGAGAACAGGCGGTAGGAACCATCCTTGCAGCGGTAACGGTTGTCGAAGCGCACGACGGCCTCGCCCGCGGCCTGGCGTTCGTATTCGCGCTGCGTTGCGGCGCAATCGTCCGGATGCACGAATTCGATGAACGGCCGGGACAGCAGTTCCTCCGCGGACCAGCCCAGAATCCGCGAGAAGGCCGGATTGACCCGCTGAAACCGGCCGTCCACGCCGGCCACGCACAACGGGTCCAGCGATTGTTCGAAGAACTGGTTCCGTTCGTTTTCCGCGGCCTGCCGTTGCCGCAGATGATGCCGGGCCAGCCACCAGCCGCCGAGCAAGACGAGGACGACCAAGGTGGACAGCACCGCCATGGTCACCAGCAGACGTTGCGTGCCCGCCTGCGCCGCCGACTGCGAAACGGCCAGGTGCCCGACCTCCGCCTGATGCAGCGTGTCGATGAGGCCGCGCGCCGAGTCCATCATCACCTTGCCCTGGCCGGTGAGAATCATCTGGCTGGCGGTGGGCGCACCCTGCGCCCGGCGGGCTTCGACGACGGCCGCCCGGTAGCGGATCAGATTGGTGACCGCGTCGTTCAACTGCGCCAGCCGCCGTGACTGTTCCGCATCCGCCGCCCAAAGACGCTGCAAGCCGGCAATCTGCGCGGGCAGGTTGGTCCGGGCGGTTTGAAAGGGCTGGAGGTAGGCCTCGTCGCCGCTGAGGACATAGCCGCGCTGGCCGGTTTCCAGATCGATCAGGGAATTCAGGGCTGCTTGCAGTCCGGCCTGCACGCGCAGCGCGTGGTTGGCGGCGGCGCGCG
This genomic stretch from Verrucomicrobiia bacterium harbors:
- a CDS encoding PAS domain S-box protein: MKLERRLAVLFFVAFGLAALVVVAAWFNLTASHAARAAANHALRVQAGLQAALNSLIDLETGQRGYVLSGDEAYLQPFQTARTNLPAQIAGLQRLWAADAEQSRRLAQLNDAVTNLIRYRAAVVEARRAQGAPTASQMILTGQGKVMMDSARGLIDTLHQAEVGHLAVSQSAAQAGTQRLLVTMAVLSTLVVLVLLGGWWLARHHLRQRQAAENERNQFFEQSLDPLCVAGVDGRFQRVNPAFSRILGWSAEELLSRPFIEFVHPDDCAATQREYERQAAGEAVVRFDNRYRCKDGSYRLFSWRATPIVNGKIYAVARDVTELRAAEERLRRSEENLTVTLRSIGDAVLATDVQGRVTRLNPVAEQLTGWREAEALGRPVAEVFHIINETTRQPAAIPVEKVLASGFIIGLANHTTLVARDGTECPIADSAAPIRDARGEVVGVVLVFRDVREERQAELALQRSAAEIADLYHHAPCGYHSLNAEGVIVAMNDTELQWLGFTRDEVVGKLRLTDLIVPPDRHVFTDEFPRLRERGWVKDIEVEMVRKDGTAFSALINATAIRDAQGRFVASRSTVLDITARKRAEQSRRSLLRAARAIIMRATVTAPEGWNEHPPEWGAERYHWDAHYEDEASAQEVLPLELQPGEHYANGWARAKHRDDWHPMNLVAAKAFVTGATTWQQELRAWDRHGRLHWFFQTALLQPLTPGHWSVTTINLDITARKQAEQALQEARDYAENIVQTVQEPLVILAADLRIRSANRAFYEMFRTTPAETEGHLLPEWGGGLWNLPELRARLERVIPENAPFDHLEVEISSPVIGRRSLQISGRKVFRPGNSSRLILLAIEDVSGPKQLEIARTQINETLEERVRLRTAQLEEANRLLRLSDFSVNHALVGIVWTTPDGRVIRTNQAYADMLGYTEMELRSLSISEFNLDVPREAWPAHCAAVRENQRLVINCRLRRKDGQIIPTEIERDWLQFDHQEFIVSFVRDISDRLQAEQRLQAAKQFSDELINSVPGVFFCFTPEGRFLRWNRVIETLLEYPAEQIATMSPLEFVAPEDRRKAEEKIRETFAQGHSQAELTLQTRSGRRLLFQLSSRVVTVDGQPALLGTGLDISERKNAERQMLRAQRMESIGALASGIAHDLNNALAPVMMGLSLLRENARPDATVMLDTMEASAKRGADMVRQLLTFGKGVEGRRLLLQPRHLLKEMEKIIKSTFPKNILLQTNVGRQVDTVLGDPTQLHQVLLNLCVNARDAMPEGGTLILEVANVAVDEAYSVTGEGAKPGRYVVWRVTDTGEGIPPEVLEHMFEPFFTTKSPDKGTGLGLSTVIGIVRSHGGFIQVNTKVGQGSSFSVFLPAQSPGSDTEKMTRADVEFHGHGETVLVVEDDASVRRVTCAILERLRFKVITAADGAEALVRAAENQAALSLVITDAHMPHMDGLTFARALRHMIPEVKLVVMSGRLDDNLEREFRKLGMAAALLKPFTHEKLVSVIQRTLASVEADE